In the genome of Notamacropus eugenii isolate mMacEug1 chromosome 5, mMacEug1.pri_v2, whole genome shotgun sequence, one region contains:
- the LOC140503657 gene encoding myeloid cell surface antigen CD33-like: MLLLLLLIFQLLRGSLSQKEGFKLEAPSSVTVEEGLCIQVLCSFSYPSYYATRGFPVLGYWFKEGANTDRDNPVATNNPKQQVQKEARGRFHLVGDPGKNNCSLSIMDVQKRDSGQYFFRIHIGDTLKFNYKSYMINVTVQALTQKPDIYIPGTLEPGHLVKVICVFPLVLVCGTPPVLSWTGPILSSTQLSRDTLFFSELTLTPRLQDHGSNLTCQLTLPGARVMLQRTVQVILAGEQKSSWPLLLTLLRGALMGIGFLLTYGLTYLYYSRRRNH, translated from the exons atgttgctgctgctgctcttgaTATTCCAGTTGTTGAGGG GGTCCCTGTCCCAGAAGGAAGGGTTTAAGCTGGAGGCCCCATCATCAGTGACAGTAGAAGAAGGACTGTGCATCCAGGTCCTCTGTTCTTTCTCCTACCCTTCATATTATGCAACCCGGGGCTTCCCGGTTCTTGGATACTGGTTCAAAGAAGGAGCCAATACTGACAGAGACAATCCAGTGGCGACAAATAACccaaagcagcaggtgcagaaGGAGGCCAGGGGGCGATTCCATCTTGTTGGGGATCCTGGGAAGAACAATTGCTCCCTGAGCATCATGGATGTACAGAAAAGGGACAGTGGGCAATATTTCTTCCGGATCCACATAGGAGACACTCTGAAATTCAATTACAAAAGTTATATGATTAATGTGACTGTGCAAG CTCTGACACAGAAGCCAGACATCTACATTCCAGGGACCTTGGAGCCCGGACACCTGGTGAAAGTGATTTGTGTTTTCCCCTTGGTCTTAGTGTGTGGGACACCCCCTGTTTTATCTTGGACGGGGCCTATCCTCTCCTCCACACAACTGAGCAGAGatactctctttttctctgagCTGACCCTCACTCCAAGACTCCAGGACCATGGTTCTAATCTTACCTGTCAACTGACCCTCCCTGGGGCCAGAGTAATGCTACAGAGAACTGTCCAGGTCATCCTGGCTG GGGAACAGAAAAGTTCCTGGCCTCTGCTCCTGACTCTGCTCCGAGGGGCCCTCATGGGAATTGGCTTCCTTCTTACCTATGGCCTCACCTATCTCTATTATAGCAG GAGGAGAAATCATTGA